One segment of Primulina tabacum isolate GXHZ01 chromosome 6, ASM2559414v2, whole genome shotgun sequence DNA contains the following:
- the LOC142549077 gene encoding ubiquitin-conjugating enzyme E2 36, whose translation MANSNLPRRIIKETQRLLSEPAPGISASPSEDNMRYFNVMILGPTQSPYEGGVFKLELFLPEEYPMAAPKVRFLTKIYHPNIDKLGRICLDILKDKWSPALQIRTVLLSIQALLSAPNPDDPLSENIAKHWKTNEAEAVETAKEWTRLYASGA comes from the exons ATGGCGAACAGCAATCTGCCCCGAAGGATCATTAAG GAGACCCAGCGTCTACTGAGCGAACCTG CACCAGGAATAAGTGCATCTCCATCAGAAGACAATATGCGGTATTTCAATGTGATGATTCTTGGTCCAACACAGTCTCCTTATGAAG GTGGTGTTTTTAAGCTGGAATTGTTTCTACCGGAAGAATACCCAATGGCTGCTCCCAAG GTTCGCTTCCTTACAAAAATTTACCACCCAAATATTGATAAG CTTGGAAGGATTTGCCTGGATATTCTTAAAGACAAGTGGAGTCCAGCACTTCAGATTAGAACTGTACTTTTGAG CATTCAAGCACTTTTGAGTGCTCCGAATCCAGATGATCCACTTTCTGAAAACATTGCTAAGCATTGGAAAACAAATGAGGCAGAAGCCGTCGAAACAG CTAAAGAATGGACGCGGTTGTATGCAAGTGGTGCATGA
- the LOC142549986 gene encoding LOW QUALITY PROTEIN: uncharacterized protein LOC142549986 (The sequence of the model RefSeq protein was modified relative to this genomic sequence to represent the inferred CDS: substituted 2 bases at 2 genomic stop codons): MRRNILDSHTTFYALTNLKMNSHFQFHASSSSSSSLSDNEDETPTNWMDDFENLDNTRNAILNIVAQDQQLVATYIIHQEQEVTHRGSISGHIITHRDREIADRNLFNDYFANNPRYNEAMFRRRFRMSRNLFLRIVDEVKNHDIYFTQRSDSVGRLGLSTIQKTTVALRILAYALPADATDEYIKIGESTAIQCMQRFCRAVVEVFAERYLRSPTANDVFRLLYIGKQRGFPAQGIAPRAHYTIGGKXYDTXYYLADGIYPKWSTIVQSIHDPHGSKKKYFAMKQESCRKDVERAFGVLQSRFAIVASPAHAWKKHHLHDIMTACIIMHNMIIEDERDLSSPIEAMREAPTPDVEMVVDENIRFQEFFARYKRIKDKDAHYALRNGLIDHLWEEYSCSDV, from the exons atgcGACGCAATATCCTAGATTCTCACACCACATTCTACGCTCTCACAAACTTGAAAATGAATTCTCATTTCCAATTTCACGCATCATCCTCTAGTTCATCTTCATTGTCTGATAATGAAGATGAAACACCTACTAATTGGATGGATGATTTTGAGAATTTGGATAATACACGAAATGCAATATTGAATATTGTAGCACAAGATCAACAGTTGGTTGCTACCTACATTATCCACCAAGAGCAAGAAGTCACACACAGAGGTTCAATATCAGGTCATATAATAACTCACCGTGATCGGGAAATTGCCGACCGTAATCTGTTCAACGATTACTTTGCCAATAACCCAAGATATAACGAAGCAATGTTCCGACGGAGATTTCGAATGTCTCGAAATCTTTTTCTTCGTATAGTTGATGAAGTAAAGAATCATGATATTTACTTCACACAAAGAAGTGATAGTGTGGGGCGTCTCGGGCTATCGACTATTCAAAAAACAACTGTTGCTTTGCGAATTTTAGCTTATGCATTACCCGCGGATGCTACTgatgaatatatcaaaattggaGAGTCCACTGCAATTCAATGCATGCAACGATTTTGTCGAGCCGTGGTGGAAGTTTTTGCTGAGCGATACTTGAGATCTCCTACTGCCAATGATGTTTTCAGGTTACTTTATATTGGTAAACAACGCGGATTCCC CGCACAAGGTATTGCCCCTCGAGCTCATTATACAATTGGAGGAAAATAATATGATACATGATATTACTTGGCTGATGGTATTTATCCTAAATGGTCAACTATTGTACAATCTATCCACGATCCACACGGTtcaaaaaagaaatattttgcaATGAAACAAGAATCCTGTAGAAAAGACGTGGAGCGTGCATTTGGTGTTCTCCAATCTCGATTTGCGATTGTGGCATCTCCAGCACATGCTTGGAAGAAACATCATTTACATGATATAATGACAGCATGTATTATAATGCACAATATGATTATCGAAGATGAACGTGACCTTAGCTCACCCATTGAAGCTATGAGAGAAGCACCAACTCCGGATGTAGAAATGGTTGTCGATGAGAATATCAGATTTCAAGAATTTTTCGCTCGATATAAAAGGATAAAAGACAAAGATGCTCACTATGCACTACGAAATGGTTTAATTGATCATTTGTGGGAGGAATATAGTTGTTCAGATGTTTGA